In a genomic window of Microbispora sp. ZYX-F-249:
- a CDS encoding site-specific tyrosine recombinase XerD, whose amino-acid sequence MLSSYLAHLAVERGLSANTLASYRRDLRRYLEHLRARGLETFAQVAEADVVAFLAALREGDEDHPALVASSAARAVSAVRGLHRFALREGVAGHDPAHEVRPPRQLRRLPKAITVAEVERLIAACGPEDSPLALRNRALLEVLYGTGARISEAVGLAVDDVPTGPAHEEDRYKDGDQDQVRLRGKGGRTRIVPLGRFARQALDAYLVRARPRLAAHGRGTPALFLNARGGRLTRQGAWEVLQAAAERAGLSGVSPHMLRHSFATHLLDGGADVRVVQELLGHASVTTTQVYTLVTVDKLREVYAAAHPRASH is encoded by the coding sequence GTGCTGTCCAGCTACCTCGCCCATCTGGCGGTGGAGCGGGGGCTGTCTGCCAACACGCTCGCGTCCTACCGTCGCGACCTGCGCCGATACCTCGAGCACCTGCGGGCGCGCGGGCTCGAGACGTTCGCGCAGGTCGCGGAGGCGGACGTGGTCGCCTTCCTCGCCGCGCTCCGGGAGGGCGACGAGGACCACCCGGCGCTGGTCGCGAGCTCGGCGGCCCGCGCCGTGTCGGCCGTACGCGGGTTGCACCGCTTCGCCCTGCGGGAGGGCGTGGCGGGTCACGACCCCGCGCACGAGGTGCGCCCGCCGCGCCAGCTCCGGCGGCTGCCCAAGGCGATCACCGTCGCGGAGGTCGAGCGGCTGATCGCCGCCTGCGGCCCGGAGGACTCGCCGCTCGCCCTGCGCAACCGCGCGCTGCTGGAGGTCCTGTACGGCACGGGCGCCCGGATCTCCGAGGCGGTCGGGCTGGCGGTGGACGACGTGCCCACGGGCCCGGCCCACGAGGAGGACCGTTACAAAGATGGGGACCAGGACCAGGTGCGGCTGCGCGGCAAGGGCGGGCGGACCAGGATCGTGCCCCTCGGCCGCTTCGCCCGCCAGGCGCTCGACGCGTACCTGGTGAGGGCGAGGCCCAGGCTGGCGGCGCACGGCAGGGGGACGCCCGCGCTGTTCCTGAACGCGCGGGGCGGACGGCTCACACGGCAGGGCGCCTGGGAGGTGCTGCAGGCGGCGGCGGAACGAGCCGGACTATCCGGTGTATCGCCGCATATGTTGCGCCATTCGTTCGCAACCCACCTCCTGGACGGGGGTGCCGACGTTAGGGTTGTCCAGGAGCTGCTCGGCCACGCCTCGGTGACCACCACCCAGGTGTACACGCTGGTGACGGTCGACAAGCTCCGGGAGGTCTACGCGGCGGCGCACCCCCGTGCGTCGCATTAA
- a CDS encoding CTP synthase has product MRSAAQTKHLFVTGGVASSLGKGLTASSLGRLLKLRGLRVTMQKLDPYLNVDPGTMNPFQHGEVFVTDDGAETDLDIGHYERFLDTELHGSANVTTGQVYSNVIAKERRGEYLGDTVQVIPHITNEIKDRIRGMAGPDVDVVITEVGGTVGDIESLPFLEAVRQVRHEVGRDNVFFLHVSLLPYIGPSGELKTKPTQHSVAALRSIGIQPDAIVLRSDRAVTNAVKRKISLMCDVDEDAVVSAIDAASIYDIPKVLHGEGLDAYVVRRLGLPFRDVEWTEWDQLLRRVHRPAKEVTIALVGKYIDLPDAYLSVTEALRAGGFANDARVNIRWVKSDDCETPEGAARELDGVDGVLIPGGFGVRGIEGKVGAVRHAREQRVPLLGICLGMQCIVIDAARNLAGIEDADSTEFDPETINPVISTMADQKDVVAGERDMGGTMRLGLYPAKLVEGSLARRLYGKAKVEERHRHRYEVNNAYRERLEKVGMVFSGLSPDGRLVEYAELATDQHPFFIGTQAHPEFRSRPTRSHPLFKGLVQAALEYAGRRENVAKAGRAK; this is encoded by the coding sequence TTGCGCAGCGCCGCACAAACCAAGCATCTGTTCGTCACCGGCGGCGTCGCCTCCAGTCTCGGCAAGGGACTCACGGCCTCCAGCCTCGGTCGTCTCCTCAAGCTTCGCGGCCTGCGCGTCACGATGCAGAAGCTCGATCCCTACCTGAACGTCGACCCCGGCACGATGAACCCCTTCCAGCACGGCGAGGTGTTCGTCACCGACGACGGCGCCGAGACGGACCTCGACATCGGCCACTACGAGCGCTTCCTCGACACCGAGCTGCACGGCTCCGCCAACGTGACGACCGGCCAGGTCTACTCGAACGTGATCGCCAAGGAGCGCCGCGGCGAGTACCTGGGCGACACCGTCCAGGTCATCCCGCACATCACCAACGAGATCAAGGACCGCATCCGGGGCATGGCCGGGCCGGACGTCGACGTGGTCATCACCGAGGTCGGCGGCACCGTCGGCGACATCGAGTCGCTGCCGTTCCTGGAGGCCGTCCGGCAGGTCCGGCACGAGGTCGGCCGCGACAACGTCTTCTTCCTGCACGTCTCGCTCCTGCCGTACATCGGCCCGAGCGGGGAGCTGAAGACCAAGCCCACGCAGCACTCGGTCGCGGCGCTGCGCAGCATCGGCATCCAGCCCGACGCGATCGTGCTCCGCTCCGACCGCGCGGTGACCAACGCGGTCAAGCGGAAGATCAGCCTGATGTGCGACGTGGACGAGGACGCCGTCGTCTCGGCGATCGACGCCGCCTCGATCTACGACATCCCCAAGGTCCTGCACGGCGAGGGGCTCGACGCGTACGTGGTGCGCCGGCTCGGCCTGCCGTTCCGCGACGTGGAATGGACCGAGTGGGACCAGCTCCTGCGCCGGGTGCACCGCCCGGCCAAGGAGGTCACGATCGCGCTGGTCGGCAAGTACATCGACCTGCCCGACGCGTACCTGTCGGTCACCGAGGCGCTGCGCGCGGGCGGCTTCGCCAACGACGCGCGCGTCAACATCCGCTGGGTCAAGAGCGACGACTGCGAGACCCCCGAGGGCGCGGCCCGCGAGCTGGACGGGGTCGACGGCGTGCTGATCCCCGGCGGCTTCGGCGTGCGCGGCATCGAGGGCAAGGTCGGCGCCGTGCGGCACGCCCGCGAGCAGCGGGTCCCTCTGCTCGGCATCTGCCTCGGCATGCAGTGCATCGTCATCGACGCGGCCCGCAACCTGGCCGGGATCGAGGACGCCGACAGCACCGAGTTCGACCCCGAGACGATCAACCCGGTCATCTCGACCATGGCCGACCAGAAGGACGTCGTCGCCGGTGAGCGCGACATGGGCGGCACCATGCGGCTCGGCCTCTACCCGGCCAAGCTCGTGGAGGGCTCACTGGCCCGCCGCCTGTACGGCAAGGCCAAGGTGGAGGAGCGTCACCGGCACCGCTACGAGGTGAACAACGCCTATCGCGAGCGGCTGGAGAAGGTCGGCATGGTGTTCTCCGGCCTGTCGCCCGACGGCCGCCTCGTCGAGTACGCCGAGCTGGCCACCGACCAGCACCCCTTCTTCATCGGCACCCAGGCCCACCCGGAGTTCCGCTCCCGCCCGACCCGGTCGCACCCCCTGTTCAAGGGGCTGGTCCAGGCCGCCCTCGAGTACGCGGGCCGGCGCGAGAACGTGGCGAAGGCGGGGCGGGCCAAGTGA
- a CDS encoding NUDIX domain-containing protein gives MKVEDAEESWNVVASAERFAGRIITVRTDTVEMPGGVTADRDYVVHPGSVAVLALDGEDRVLLIRQYRHPARRLLWELPAGIRDVPGEPLVECAARELAEEAAYRARTWHTLVDLRTSPGMSDERIRVFLARDLEPIPDEENTYVRHHEETDMPAVWIPLGAAVDKALNGMIHNSPAVAGILAAYAASADGFKGLRPADAPEA, from the coding sequence ATGAAGGTGGAGGACGCCGAGGAGTCCTGGAACGTCGTCGCCTCCGCCGAGCGCTTCGCCGGACGGATCATCACCGTGCGCACCGACACGGTGGAGATGCCGGGCGGGGTGACCGCCGACCGCGACTACGTCGTCCACCCCGGCTCGGTCGCGGTGCTCGCCCTCGACGGCGAGGACCGGGTGCTGCTGATCCGCCAGTACCGGCACCCCGCCCGGCGGCTGCTGTGGGAGCTGCCGGCCGGCATCCGCGACGTGCCGGGCGAGCCGCTGGTGGAGTGCGCGGCGCGTGAGCTCGCCGAGGAGGCCGCCTACCGGGCGCGCACATGGCACACGCTGGTCGACCTGCGCACCTCCCCGGGGATGTCGGACGAGCGGATCCGGGTCTTCCTGGCCCGCGACCTGGAGCCGATCCCCGACGAGGAGAACACGTACGTGCGCCACCACGAGGAGACCGACATGCCGGCGGTCTGGATTCCGCTGGGCGCGGCGGTCGACAAGGCCCTGAACGGAATGATCCACAATTCTCCTGCGGTCGCCGGTATCCTCGCCGCATACGCTGCTTCCGCCGACGGATTCAAGGGCCTTCGTCCCGCCGACGCGCCGGAGGCATGA
- a CDS encoding Uma2 family endonuclease, with the protein MTAAFPEWFYPGPPGGWTADMLDHLPPDAPAHVELIDGSLIMMSPQTAFHMFVLRLLERELSPPQGLCVVREMSVTLGLRQRPEPDLMIVKRSALPDLTTTSFKPEDVHLVVEVVSPESADRDRVTKPIKYSNAGIKYLWRVEPEDEQAVAYTFELEPSVKAYVPTGIHRKRLATYVGFDVDIDLDLSRFLG; encoded by the coding sequence ATGACTGCGGCTTTCCCCGAGTGGTTCTATCCCGGTCCGCCGGGCGGATGGACCGCCGACATGCTCGACCACCTTCCCCCCGACGCCCCCGCGCACGTCGAGCTGATCGATGGGTCTCTCATCATGATGTCTCCCCAGACCGCATTTCACATGTTCGTGCTGAGGCTTCTGGAGAGAGAACTCTCGCCTCCCCAGGGCTTGTGCGTCGTGCGCGAGATGAGCGTCACTCTGGGCCTGCGGCAGCGGCCCGAGCCCGATCTCATGATCGTGAAGCGCAGCGCCCTGCCCGACCTCACGACGACGTCCTTCAAACCTGAGGACGTTCACCTTGTCGTCGAAGTGGTGTCGCCCGAATCGGCGGACAGGGACAGAGTGACGAAGCCAATCAAGTATTCCAATGCCGGCATCAAATACCTATGGCGGGTGGAGCCGGAAGACGAGCAGGCGGTCGCGTACACGTTCGAGCTGGAGCCGAGCGTGAAGGCGTACGTGCCGACCGGGATCCACCGCAAGCGCCTCGCGACCTACGTCGGCTTCGACGTGGACATCGACCTGGACCTGAGCCGCTTCCTCGGCTGA
- a CDS encoding segregation and condensation protein A, with product MAGVTTGQETDQGSEESAPSGFQVHLDVFEGPFDLLLGLISKHKLDITEVSLHKVTDEFIAYIRSRGPEWDLDQTSHFLLVAATLLDLKAARLLPTGEVEDEEDLALLEARDLLFARLLQYRAYKEVAKIFSGRMAEEALRFPRAVPMEKRFADLLPELVLGIGPEQLAKIAARAFTPKAPPSVSVSHIYQPLASVREQAAILVERLRRLHTATFRALTADCAGTFEVVARFLAVLELFREAAVSFEQVEPLGDLYVTWTGTDDGDVTVGDDYDEGRREERPAEADAARDE from the coding sequence ATGGCAGGCGTGACGACCGGCCAGGAGACCGACCAGGGGAGCGAGGAGAGCGCGCCGAGCGGCTTCCAGGTGCACCTGGACGTCTTCGAAGGGCCGTTCGACCTGCTGCTCGGGCTGATCTCCAAGCACAAGCTGGACATCACCGAGGTGTCCCTGCACAAGGTCACCGACGAGTTCATCGCGTACATCCGGTCGCGGGGGCCGGAGTGGGACCTCGACCAGACCAGCCACTTCCTGCTCGTCGCGGCGACCCTGCTCGACCTCAAGGCGGCACGGCTGCTGCCCACCGGAGAGGTGGAGGACGAGGAGGACCTCGCCCTGCTGGAGGCCCGCGACCTGCTGTTCGCGCGGCTGCTGCAGTATCGGGCGTACAAGGAGGTCGCGAAGATCTTCTCCGGCCGGATGGCCGAGGAGGCGCTGCGCTTCCCGCGCGCCGTGCCGATGGAGAAGCGCTTCGCCGACCTGCTGCCGGAACTCGTGCTCGGCATCGGGCCCGAGCAGCTCGCCAAGATCGCGGCGCGGGCCTTCACGCCGAAGGCTCCGCCGTCGGTGTCGGTCTCGCACATCTATCAACCGCTGGCGAGCGTCCGGGAGCAAGCCGCTATTCTTGTCGAGCGGCTGAGGCGGCTGCACACGGCGACCTTCCGGGCGCTGACCGCCGACTGCGCGGGGACGTTCGAGGTCGTCGCCCGCTTCCTGGCCGTCCTGGAGCTGTTCCGGGAGGCCGCGGTCTCCTTCGAGCAGGTCGAACCGCTCGGCGACCTTTACGTCACCTGGACGGGCACCGACGACGGCGACGTCACAGTCGGCGACGACTACGACGAGGGCCGGCGCGAGGAGCGGCCCGCCGAGGCGGACGCGGCGCGGGACGAGTGA
- a CDS encoding acyltransferase, producing MSFVKRAVGCLVHRGWAYVREAAALSPAAPGGYRFRSMGEGVCLSFPQGAIFGEQWIEIGPHTLVGERVSISAGMGPGVDLGPDSIVRIGRGCSIGRGSHIVGHQSIDIGDDVFTGPYVYITDQNHVYDDPETPIGRQWPRNKPVSIGSGSWIGTGAIILPGTRIGRQSVVAGGAVVRGEFPDHSVIAGVPAKVVRRHSPDLGWHSPSAARRTSPLPADPRPRTEHESRTA from the coding sequence ATGTCGTTCGTGAAGCGCGCCGTCGGCTGCCTGGTCCACCGGGGCTGGGCCTACGTGCGGGAGGCCGCGGCGCTCAGCCCGGCCGCCCCGGGCGGTTACCGGTTCCGCAGCATGGGCGAGGGCGTGTGCCTGTCCTTCCCGCAGGGCGCCATCTTCGGGGAGCAGTGGATCGAGATCGGCCCGCACACGCTCGTCGGAGAGCGGGTGTCGATCTCGGCGGGCATGGGTCCCGGGGTGGATCTCGGGCCCGACTCGATCGTGCGGATCGGCCGGGGCTGCTCGATCGGCAGGGGCAGCCACATCGTCGGCCACCAGTCCATCGACATCGGCGACGACGTCTTCACCGGCCCCTACGTCTACATCACCGACCAGAACCACGTGTACGACGACCCCGAGACGCCCATCGGACGGCAGTGGCCGCGCAACAAGCCGGTCTCCATCGGCTCGGGGTCCTGGATCGGGACAGGGGCGATCATCCTGCCGGGGACGCGGATCGGCCGCCAGTCGGTGGTCGCCGGCGGCGCCGTGGTGCGCGGCGAGTTCCCCGACCACTCGGTCATCGCCGGGGTCCCCGCCAAGGTCGTCCGTCGGCACTCCCCCGACCTCGGCTGGCACAGCCCCTCGGCCGCCCGCCGCACCTCCCCGCTGCCCGCCGACCCCCGCCCCCGCACCGAGCACGAGTCACGTACGGCCTGA
- a CDS encoding ParA family protein, with protein MTATTEGTWVGAPGAIGPTGRPRPVFPEPTPPESHGPARIVAMVNQKGGVGKTTTTINLGAALAEVGQRVLLVDFDPQGALSVGLGIDPRPLEATVYDLIMEEPDVTVEDVLIDTTVEGMQLLPSNIFLSGAEIRLVNEVAREYALQRALEPLLPHYDICLIDCQPSLGLLTVNALTCAHSVMIPLECEFFALRGVALLMESIGKVQERLNKNLEIDGLLATMYDPRTLHAREVLQTIMQGFGDKVFHTVINRTVRFPDATLAGEPITQFDPGSMGATAYRELARELLARWPARV; from the coding sequence GTGACTGCGACCACAGAGGGGACGTGGGTGGGGGCTCCCGGTGCGATCGGGCCTACCGGCCGTCCCCGTCCGGTGTTCCCCGAGCCGACCCCGCCGGAGTCGCACGGGCCCGCGCGCATCGTCGCGATGGTGAACCAGAAGGGCGGCGTCGGCAAGACGACCACCACGATCAACCTGGGCGCCGCGCTCGCCGAGGTCGGCCAGCGGGTGCTGCTCGTCGACTTCGACCCGCAGGGCGCGCTGTCGGTCGGTCTCGGCATCGACCCCCGGCCGCTCGAGGCGACGGTCTACGACCTCATCATGGAGGAGCCCGACGTCACGGTCGAGGACGTGCTGATCGACACGACCGTCGAGGGCATGCAGCTCCTGCCGAGCAACATCTTCCTGTCCGGCGCGGAGATCCGGCTCGTCAACGAGGTCGCGCGGGAGTACGCCCTCCAGCGGGCGCTGGAGCCCCTGCTGCCGCACTACGACATCTGCCTGATCGACTGCCAGCCGTCCCTCGGCCTGCTCACGGTCAACGCGCTCACCTGCGCGCACAGCGTGATGATCCCGCTGGAGTGCGAGTTCTTCGCGCTGCGCGGGGTCGCGCTGCTGATGGAGTCGATCGGCAAGGTCCAGGAGCGGCTCAACAAGAACCTGGAGATCGACGGCCTGCTCGCCACCATGTACGACCCCCGGACGCTGCACGCCCGCGAGGTGCTGCAGACGATCATGCAGGGCTTCGGCGACAAGGTGTTCCACACCGTCATCAACCGTACGGTTCGCTTCCCCGACGCCACGCTGGCGGGAGAGCCGATCACGCAGTTCGACCCCGGCTCGATGGGCGCCACCGCCTACCGCGAGCTGGCCCGCGAGCTGCTTGCCAGGTGGCCCGCCCGCGTCTGA